A genomic window from Desulfosporosinus sp. Sb-LF includes:
- a CDS encoding integrase core domain-containing protein, translating to MIKNKSKISMDGKGRWADNIPIERWFRTLKYDEVYLKDYEHIKDARKQIAEFIHKYNFVKLHSALNYETPAYMYYPALLQMSA from the coding sequence GTGATCAAGAACAAGAGTAAAATTAGCATGGATGGTAAGGGTAGATGGGCTGACAACATTCCTATAGAGCGCTGGTTTAGGACACTTAAATATGATGAAGTCTACCTTAAGGACTATGAACATATCAAGGATGCTAGGAAACAAATTGCGGAGTTTATACACAAATATAATTTTGTGAAGTTACACTCAGCTTTGAATTACGAGACACCAGCATATATGTATTACCCCGCTTTACTACAAATGAGTGCGTAG